Proteins encoded together in one Anopheles darlingi chromosome 3, idAnoDarlMG_H_01, whole genome shotgun sequence window:
- the LOC125957581 gene encoding peroxidase, translating into MMLFVALASALVALAQVDAVNVATSYSVVHHDQLAAQPRLLQKSSHIYAPTAHVVSTGHSFGHSEAPHYAPLVSKTRYTVPFLSALTQAQPQCPAPPTCIKSRYRTLDGSCNNLQNPVWGTPNRRYGRLLTPKYGDGISLPTVSVTGQELPNARVVSLVAFGEQDIPDPEYTLGNMQWGQIMTHDMSMQAGGTQSKKHPTRCCTDEGKLIGKERAPSACYPILVPEHDPAHSQTNTECINFVRTLTDREDQCTPTHPTQPAEQLTTVTSYLDLSLVYGNSDQQNAGIRAFTGGRMAVVERDGYEWPPNNPNATTECELESRDEVCYLAGDSRVNQNPGLTIMQIILLREHNRIADQLQKYNPHWDDELLFQEARRINIAQYQHINYYEWLPIFLGWENMSKNRLIYRVKGGEYINDYDPSQDPSVLNSHATAAFRYFHSQIEGRLDLVSEIRKPTGSLRLSDWFNRPSIIEAGDNYDFLTRGLATQPEELTDTNFDAEIKHFLFRRGRPFGGDLRAIDIQRNRDHGLAGYNDYREFCGFKRASTWEDLMDLISPQDVSKLQSLYPSIDDIDLTVGGSLEAHVNGALAGPTFLCILTEQFYRTRVADRFFYERGDKDIAFTREQLAEIRKASVARLFCDNGNHVTSMQPKAFLRISQKNQVVPCQQLPEVDLSLWKDLSYDNSLHSNFHYYHNYKK; encoded by the exons ATGATGCTGTTCGTGGCACTGGCATCGGCACTGGTTGCCCTTGCGCAGGTCGATGCAGTGAACGTGGCTACCTCGTACAGCGTGGTGCACCACGATCAACTGGCCGCTCAACCGCGCCTGCTGCAGAAATCCTCGCACATTTACGCTCCGACTGCCCACGTTGTCTCCACTGGCCACAGCTTCGGTCATTCGGAAGCACCTCACTATGC TCCACTGGTCAGCAAGACGCGTTACACCGTACCGTTCCTGAGCGCCCTGACGCAGGCTCAGCCCCAGTGTCCGGCACCGCCAACCTGCATCAAGTCCCGTTACCGTACGCTGGATGGTTCTTGCAACAACCTGCAGAACCCAGTCTGGGGTACCCCGAACCGTCGCTACGGTCGTCTTTTGACGCCCAAGTACGGTGATGGTATCTCGCTGCCGACCGTTTCGGTGACCGGACAGGAGCTGCCAAATGCTCGCGTCGTATCGCTGGTGGCCTTCGGCGAGCAGGACATCCCGGACCCAGAGTACACGCTCGGTAACATGCAATGGGGACAGATTATGACGCACGACATGAGCATGCAGGCCGGTGGTACCCAGTCCA AGAAACACCCAACCCGTTGCTGTACCGATGAGGGCAAGCTGATCGGCAAGGAGCGTGCCCCGAGTGCCTGCTACCCGATCCTGGTGCCTGAGCATGATCCAGCCCACTCGCAGACCAACACGGAGTGCATTAACTTCGTCCGTACGCTGACTGACCGTGAGGACCAGTGCACGCCGACTCATCCGACGCAACCGGCCGAACAGTTGACGACCGTCACTTCCTACCTGGACCTGTCCCTGGTGTACGGTAACTCGGATCAGCAGAACGCCGGAATTCGGGCTTTCACCGGAGGTCGTATGGCGGTGGTTGAGCGCGATGGTTATGAGTGGCCACCGAACAACCCGAACGCGACGACCGAGTGCGAGCTGGAATCGCGGGATGAGGTGTGCTATCTGGCCGGTGATTCGCGTGTCAACCAGAACCCAGGTCTGACGATCATGCAGATCATTCTGCTGCGCGAGCACAACCGTATTGCCGATCAGCTGCAGAAGTACAACCCGCACTGGGACGATGAGCTGCTGTTCCAGGAGGCGCGCCGTATCAACATTGCCCAGTACCAGCACATCAACTACTACGAATGGCTACCAATCTTCCTCGGCTGGGAGAACATGAGCAAGAACCGACTGATCTACCGCGTTAAGGGCGGAGAGTACATCAACGATTACGACCCAAGCCAGGACCCGTCGGTACTGAACTCgcacgccaccgccgccttCCGTTACTTCCATTCGCAGATCGAGGGACGTCTTGA CTTGGTATCCGAGATCCGCAAGCCGACCGGTTCGCTGCGTCTGAGCGATTGGTTTAACCGTCCGTCCATCATCGAAGCCGGTGACAACTATGACTTCCTGACCCGAGGCCTTGCCACTCAGCCCGAGGAGCTGACCGATACGAACTTTGACGCCGAAATCAAGCACTTCCTGTTCCGTCGTGGCCGTCCATTCGGTGGTGATCTGCGTGCCATCGACATCCAGCGTAACCGTGACCATGGTCTGGCTGGCTATAACGATTACCGCGAGTTCTGTGGCTTCAAGCGTGCCTCGACCTGGGAGGATCTGATGGATCTGATTTCGCCACAG GACGTGTCGAAGCTGCAGTCGCTGTATCCGAGCATCGACGATATTGATCTGACGGTCGGTGGTTCGCTGGAGGCGCACGTTAACGGTGCCCTGGCTGGACCGACCTTCCTGTGCATCCTGACTGAGCAGTTCTACCGTACGCGTGTTGCCGATCGGTTCTTCTACGAGCGTGGTGATAAGGATATTGCGTTCACGCGCGAACAGCTGGCTGAGATACGCAAGGCCAGTGTAGCCCGACTGTTCTGTGACAATGGAAACCACGTAACGTCGATGCAACCGAAGGCGTTCCTGCGCATCTCCCAGAAGAACCAGGTCGTCCCGTGCCAGCAGCTCCCGGAAGTGGATCTGTCGCTGTGGAAGGATCTATCCTACGATAACAGTCTGCACTCGAACTTCCACTACTACCACAACTACAAGAAATAA